Below is a genomic region from Rhododendron vialii isolate Sample 1 chromosome 5a, ASM3025357v1.
ATACAGGAACAAAGCGTCTTGACGGCACCTCTCCTGCTTACATTTGGACTTTTGTGAATCCATCTGAATccacacaaaaatatggagtatTGATATCGTTCATCTCGTAAGCTTgattagaggtgtcaaacgggctgAGTCGATGCAGACACGGCCGAGTTTTTTCTTTAGAGTGTtgagttcggctcatttactgcACGAGTCTaagactcgagctcgagctcgattactaaacgaatcgagccgagctttgagATGCTCGTGAGCAGTTCTGTTCGTTTGCCGCCCTAATCGGTACAAACTTGCTAAACAACAAGAAAGTTTGGGGACACTTTATAGTTTTTGATTTGTGACGACCAATAATTGAATTCATTATGTTGATTCCATTATCCATCAAAGTGGGTTTGAATTGACCTAGACCTAGGTTTGCCATCACAGGGGACACTTATTTCCTAATAACACACTTCCCACCAAAATACTTGTATTACTGTACTAGTTAGAGTGCCAATGGGGATGAAAATTACTTTGCTAGATCAGCCTGGAGGGCTCTGAAAGACGTATATCCTTGAGTTTCTTGCGTAAGGGCGTCTTTGGACAaactttttagggttttttattttgtaaaagtTGTCTTGGAGTAGAAGATAAACTGTTTGGGCTAATTTCAGCGTTTGATAAAAACAAGGTGCGTGGATAATGTATTGGTGATTAGGTAATGTTCGACTTCTCTAGTTCTCTTGGCGGTTGAGAAAGGTCCAAAATTTGACGGGCATGGCATCTAGACAAGCTATCTACATGTAGTCCAAACATTCAGTATTTCGGGACGctcaaaaagcccaaaaaggtAGCCCAAAAATTTGTCCATAGGCAGCCTAAACGTGTCTACTTTGCTCATCATGTCCCACACTGGAATTTAATTTGTTGGATGGTTTGACTTGGCAGGTTATCAACCAAGGATAGGCTCATTAGCTAGCAATAGATTTGCTATTGTGCCAAGTTGGGGATGAATCCCATTAGTATATGTTGTCAAGAGTGTGGGTTTTCTTATCTAGTCTGGGGCTACATGGTGGGAAAGAAAAATATCGAGGAAAATGGAGTTTGTTTGTGGTCGGCTGCCCAAAGACGGTTTTGGGCAATTCGTCATTTTCTCTATCCGCACCCGTCTATGAGTATTGTCGGGTTCGTCCGGGTCTGTTACGGTTTGAGTGGTTTCGGCTGTTCATATAGTAGAAAACTGTCCAAACCGTCCAAATCGAATCAAACCCGATCCACCAAAATTCACGTATTAAGATCTGTACCATACATCGGTTCGGTTTGGGCAGCTCGATTTACCCGTTGAGAGCACCCCTAGTTTGTGGCCACATTGAGGGAATTTCAGCTCTAAATTACATTCTAAAAGTTACCCTTGGCTGCAGCTATTTATTGATGTGGAGGGAGAGAAATAAAGAGACAATGTTAAAGGCTGCCGAGGCTTTGGAGAGATTAGAGCTTGCATTTGCTATTGGAGGAGTTTGAAAGAAGAGACTGTCTTATTTACGGAAGTGCTGTAAATAGCCTGTTTACAGCATCAACCAATTTCAATCGTCTATTCGCGTAATCAATGGCTGaaattcgtttttaattatgaccggtcataattaactCTTCcccgaaaaagttttattaacatcttaaccgtccaaaacacttttggatgatcACGATTGAGTATTGTAAATAAGTGTTTACCGCACCTCCGTAAAGAAGACTTTCTCTTTGAAAGAAATCTGATGAAGGTACTCACCATTGACCGGtaggaaaataatttcattGCCAAAAAGTTTAAAGATGTGACAAAAACTAAAGGCACAGCCAGActtgtaacgaagtactcctgcAGTTTGAGGTTACGATTATTTACTCCCACGACGAAAATTACTCAATACTCCCAAAGTATATAAATAGTATGCTCCCTCCTCTTACATAACATATGGGACCCATACAGGGGACACATGTGGGACCCATATGTTGTCAGATGAGGGGGTATACTGTTCATATACTATGGGAGaacgaactttttttttccccttttttggaTCCGTGGGGTTGTATTCAGGTTACACTCATGTCAACTAATCTTCTCTCCGGTGCAGTCAAAGGCAAGCCATCCACGCCGGGACTAGAGAATTcacataaaaatattttcttgtagcCTGACCCCAAATGATCAAACTTCAATCAATTGTGTGGTGATCAAATCCACCAACCAACCATCCTGTTCAAGCGAACTATAAGCCGGAAGGTACAGATTGAACATATCGTGGAGCGTAGCCTGAAGGCTGAAGGGTTAGCTCGGGTGGCTCTCCACATAGTTGCTCAAGGTTCGACTCTTGGGCACAAGTcacaagaaattaattttttataaattcccTATTCCACTCGAATGACCTGTCTTGAACCAAactgaaaaaaattaatcaatatGTGCGTAATTTGACCTAGACACCCTTGAGCCCTGGCCGTCCTCTCCTACCCCAAAAAAAGCGGTGTGCCCAACTCTTTTTTTTCGGCCATTGAATGCATTAATGTTTGGATTATTAGATGTATGTCTTTTATTGGTATGCAATAACACTACCAGaccaacccttttttttttgtcaatgggAATAGCAATtaattccaattccaattccaactACCTTTGCATTCTCTTTACTTTTTCTCCAACTTCGGAACTAAACCCATTCAAATAATTGAGTTGACTTGTCTCACAGAGAGGTTAGAAGTTTGAGTTTCGGATTTGCGTATGAGCGTTCTTCCGTTTGGATTATTTCTTTTCCTGATGGGGGCTTGTAGTTAGGTTGGGTTTACAGTGACTGAGTTATTGAGTGTAGTTATATCGTGGACTCTCACATAATTGACATAGTGTTCCGTGATTTGTATTTTATAATTCATATATGATGTAATGATTTTTTCATATTGAGTTGActtgtcttttctttcttttttttatttatgtatgTGTTGAGTTGACTTCGTTGTATTTGGTTGACCATTGTCAAACTGATTTGGATCCTAATCCTCttcattttattatttataaataaaaataaataagggtGATGCTGGGAAATTATAgcaaaatactccctccatcccattttatttgttcattttcgATAATTGTGTCACTATCAATCGCTTACATCTTTTAATATAGATCTCCAAAATCAGTATGTTTCTTGTTTGATAATTCCTGATCAGTTCTATTATACAAGACttttaaaatcatgaaaaatattatcgatataagcaattaaaaaatgacataaaTTGCATTAATGGGCAAATAAATTAGGACAGAGTAGAAGGAAAGATCAAAGCAATTTTAAGCTTTGAGGCACGATGGAATCATTTTCTTTAAGTTGATATTTGCCCCTACTCGAATCGAGTATGCTAACCCTACGTATTCTGCAGAGATAGCAATTCTGAAGAAATCCCTGCTGAATTTCTTTACGAATTTATATAAACtggtttggagagaaaaaagaatgaaGGAATAATAATTGTTGGTAAAAATGATTGTGTATGAGAAGAATAGTTTTTTTAGATGGTTTAAAGGAGCCattgaaaatttaaaacttTTAATGTAAGGTTACAATTAAAAGGTCACAGCTTCTCTCATCTACaaataaatattgaaaagtCATAACTTGCCAATTTAAATGAGAAGTCACAACTTCTCATCtattaataattaaattaatagttatgtcttttaataattagacatttcccttttttctcaAAGCATTTCCCTTAAACATTTTTATGTTTAATTTCAATTGTAAGTTAATTTACTAATTTCATGGgcctttcttctatttttttttatatttttgttagattcgtgtcatattttttgaattaatcaattgtctcgatgagaggactcttagaaattaaaaattatgaccaaaagtaaaaaaaaaaaaaatagcaaagaCCAAAACATATcagaaagttaatttttttgtcattagtgTAAATAAGCTCTTAATTCTATAaggttgaaaaaaaattgattggacATTTAATATTATTGCCATGCTTATAAGCAATACTAAAATAATAACTAAATAATATGCAATAGAGGGAGCCGCTTGTTCATTCAACAGTTCTTTCCTAGCGTTCGAGTTTGTTTATGAAATGAAACAACTCGCAGCATATGTCTAGTTGATTGAGAGGAAATAATCTTTTGCTCATTTGACTATAGTGTAGGCATGTAAAATTTTCAGTCAATCACAAGTTGCCACGTGTTGCAGGACCTAAAAAATAGGGCACGGTAAACGACCAATCAAATGTTGCCAAGTGTCTTTAGGTCAAAAGTCAAGATGATGCGTATAAGCCAATCAAATGATACAACGTGTCAAAGTGATgcagttattatttttattaagctcggccaatcaaattaagccacttggtaaaataataattgtgtttctcttcaaaaataattgtctttcttaaaataaaagaaagaaggataattattgaattttaattatttcttttacattaaataaagaaatgatTAAAGGGAGATAACTATGAAGGAAGTAGAGATTGGCTGTGACTCTCCATCCTACAtgtctataaatagaggtgttCTCCTCTCATATTTTCCATTTAGACATTCAAGTCTCATATTTTCCATTTAGACATTCAAGTATACAAGCTCTAGagatctaaagatcaaaatcctCAAGCCCTTCAGAATTCTTCAAGTCTACATCCAACAAGAAGGTTTTTCGAATCGAAACCTTAAAGCCTTGAAAAACATTCAACCCAAGTCATCATCTTCTTTACAAATCTTGGAGAAGATTTCGCCGTTCGATTCAGGATCAAGCATtaagccctcgtttcaacatccgaagagaagaattaaaagactttattttctttgattaggAAATAcatcagagattgtaaaccctaattttctcaatcaataaaattgactctCGTTCAACAttttttccgtctttttcgtagactcgaaatttgtgttTAACATACAGATCTTTTGCTTAGAAACAATATGGCTAGGAATTGCTTAGAAACAATATGGCTAGGAACAAAAGATTGGAGTTAGTAGATTTTCAATTTTAGTCTGCATTTTTATGCCTTCTTACTTACTTGTAGACACGAATGATTAACTCCAAAAACTACGACgaaaaggtaaacaaaaaattatgacaagtaaaaaatactgaaaaaaaTAACAGACCAAAATTTAGGGAGAATAAATAGGAAATTTTATAGACATTTTAAGTAACAGATTAGAAAACACATGCTTGCAGGGCTCTAATAGTAAAGCTTATCTACTTCAGTCGTTAAGTCATGTGTAAATTTAGCAGAAGTCCTTCAATTACAACGTAATGTGAATCTCCTAGTCTCAACGTAGATGGTTTGTCTACGATCTAATGTGAATCTCCCAATATCGACGTATATGGCTTGCCTACAACCTAGTATGAATCTCCTAATTAGACGGTTTGCCTTTGACCGGACCGGGAAGGGGATGGTCAAGATATGCGTAAGCTGGTCCGGACATCTCTAAccttcggaaaaaaaaatactcctagtATAGAAAAGAAATTACGTGAAGTGTGTAATTGGAAGTGGCATATGGTGCAGGAGTGGGGTCATCTGACGCCTCTGGGCTCTGAGGCAAATAAGCCGAAAACTATCGAACCCAAAATGCAGACCCAACCAAGAGATCCAAATCCAACCCATACCGTGACCCTAGGCCCACTTACCCACAATACTGGTGCAGACCCACTGACCACTGTCCACCGCAAGATGTCTAACTaaagttttcattttgcttttaaTCAGAAGATGTGTATTGATTTTAGtctgttagagcatctccaatagacTTAATTCAATTCTAGTAAAAAAAAAGCTACCCAAAAGGCCCAAATAGTGTTTAGCTAGCCTTTTACAAGAACTCAGAACCCAACAGCCTAACCGATTGGGCTATTCAAAACCTAATTTCACttctgttccaaaaaaaaaaaccatttccactctttctttccctttctaCGGCCagtcacttctctctctctctcaaagccCAGAAATTGTGCTATTCAAAATCCATTTTCGCTCTAAAACCGAAATTGGTTTGAAAACCCCTCTCTCCGTCTCTCTAAAACTGAACCCACAAAGCCTCACTTGAAACCCTACAAATCAAACCACCGGCCCACCAATCAAATTCACAAAGTAACAATCCGCAAAATCCACAAACCAATTTGCGTTTAAACCGCAAATCCATGTACAAAACTCACCGGAAATCCACGATTTCAGAGCTTCGCCGGAAATCCACTATTTTAGAGCTTCGTCGGAAACCCACAATTTCAGAGCTCTGCAGGAAACCCACGATTTTAGAGACCGTCACCAGAATTTCAACACCCCAAACAAACCCCGACActccatagagagagagagggggcgcGAGTACTACAGTACCTCGCTGGTGGTAATGAGGTACAACAAACAGGTAAGAGACGAGCGGTGGGGCAAGGCTGCTGGGCAAAcaatttcgtgggtttcgctCGTCGGTTTGATAATTTGGGAGGGTGGCTGAGTCTatcggagatgctcttacaaaaaagggaaaaaaaaaatcaacaaacctTCGTACATATATTTGTTAAATAATCTTTTCGTTTCGATGCTAAAACaagtagtatttattttctattttatgatACCAGTCATtctttcataatacatcacatttaattcaaaacaatttgagaaatttttatttttacctaaatattttttgaaacatccAAGGAAAAACCCAAATAATAGACAAATCAGTAATCCACAAAAACTTAATGCAAAACTAATgaacgaattttttttatttttttgaacaaggacaaaacTTTAACAAAACTCCCCAAAAATTAGTGGAACTTAGCCTTATTTCCTTTTGTGTAACGTGGCCTAGTGcaaaataattagaaaacatATTGCATGGAAGTAGCTTACTTATAATCTGGAGAAGGgtatgacttctcatatcatatAGAACTTaaattatgggatggagggagcaCTTACCGTATTGATGATGTCTATAAACAAATAGTTCCATTGATTGCTAAGTGCAACCATAATAGGTCTCATTTTGCATCACATGAGGATTGCACTAACGGGGATGCAGACAACCTTCAACAATAGTCCAGCTTAGGAGTGTGGGAACGGAGCCCTCGGCCCCTCacggaactttttttttttgaatgagggACATCTGGTGTGACTCTTGTGGTTTTATTTTGCGTTGAGGTTTTTCACGTATATCTGTGCATTCTCATTATGTTCTTTGCgcacagtttttttttctttgcgaTTTCTGCGATTCTAGTTTCTAAGATCTGTTCGGTCGTTGTGGATTGAACGCGTAGTTCGATCCTTAACACGCACGCGGCACCTCCTTCGTGAcgcttcaaattttgactgagttcttagagcatctctaacccATCTCTATTCctccaaaaaatagaagatGGATGTAGGGATAGCAATTTCGGCTGATCCGACCCAACTCAATCCGTTTCCCACTCCAAATGGGTAGTAGATTCGGGAATATTTGGGGATCGGGTAGAGTATGAggataatttaaaaaaaattggggaacaggtagatttatttatttatttatatttttaaatttagtttcatggtttgtattttgtaatgacagtgattttttttttaagttttggaaTCTTTGGATCCTTAATTCCCCGTGGGAATTCCCGTTTCCCTtttggggcggggatggagggtaaaaataaattcCCGGTGGGGATCGGGGCGGGGATGGGGAGGGATTTGGGTTcggggatagtggtatccaccctCAACCCTCCCATTACTATCCCTAGAtagatgtgacacattgagaaatttttttgcaatttatttcttttttttttcgctttttgttctttttgaaaaaatcttgGAAGAATCATTGTTCTTTTGATAGATCTggtctccaattttttttttttttttgatccgcatctccaattttacttttgatccatTATATTTGGaggatcaaaatatttttagaccaaattctaaaaaaacgATGGAATCCTCCGAGATTctcccaaaattaaaaaaaaatgaaggaaagagATGGGTTCGGTTAGCTGCAGAGGGGATGATGCTATCCGCATACAACGGATGTTGCGCTTACGTGGCATGATTCTAATGGTGGAGTCATCGATCTAGCATTCCATTGGTCCTACAAAGTATTTCTGAAACCCCAGaatctgtgaaaaaaaaaaaaaaaaaaaagatctcatCCGATTCCCTTTGCGTTATCGCTTTCCTTTTGGAGTCATCTGAAGCCCACCATTCAGAGAGAGTTCACAGATAGACtctgatagagagagagagagaggagtgaccATGGCTACCTGCAACATGGCATCTGCTGCAGCTGGGTTTATGTTCTCGTCGTCATCTTCTAGTTCTCTGATGATCACATCAAACACTTCGAGCTCTTCTAAGAATTGCATGGCCTTTTCTCCCCAGAACAACAGAAACGGTAACAGTGCTGTGTCAAAGAGGCTAATTGTGCGGGCTTCGGAGgaagcggcggcggcggcaccACCACCGGCTACCGCCACCACCGCTCCCCCTGCTAAGCCGAAGCCGCCTCCGATCGGACCCAAGAGAGGCACAAAGGTACGATCCTTGTCCaattttagttttcaattttgaccacATATATTACTATACCATGTATGACTAgcgaaagtcagtattgttagaatGGTTAGATTAGCACATTGGAATAGGAGTTGAATTCCTACCTTCTCGTTTCTAGCATCTAAGTGCACTTCTGATGCTGTTTTACCAAAGGCTCTTGGGTGTTGGCCTATCGACTAATTTATTTGATCGGGCTAATACTGAATTGATCATATATAATAGCGATTGTGCTAATAATATCATCACTTCTTTCTTGAAATCGCATGTTCTATActttttagggtttttagggGTTGTGTATTCGAGACTTGTGTAATTTGGGTCGTGAATATTTCAATCCGTCACTTAAATAATTGATCATCTTCGATATAGAATCCAATCCAATAGTCATATCTGATCATCAAAGTCTTATCTATCATCACATCTTTCTTGAAATCGCATGTTCTATACTTTTTTGGGGTTGCGTATTCGAGACTTGTGTAATTCGGGTCGTGAATATTTTAATCAGTCACTGAATAATTGATCATCTTCGATATATAATCCAATCCAATAATCTTATCCGATGATCAAAGTCCTATCTAATCCTAGTGGCAACCCCCCATGGGAAGGCAGAGCTACAGTACTGTTATAGAAGTACTCTGCTTTCATGATTTTGTATTTCGTGATTTGTAACATCGATTGATGTGTGTTGCACATTTAAGTTTTATTGATCGGCAATAGTCAATATTGTTAGTAAACTTAGTATAGTTAGACTAACACCTTGAAAGAGGAGTTTTACACCCGACCTCCGTACTCCTGAGTCCTGACACGTAAGTGTGCCCAGATTCTgttgggccaaaggcctcttggctaCATAAGGTTAAAACTTGATCGGATAGACAGAGTGATAATCATATTTCATTTTAGTGTTTAGGGGTTATTGCAGTTATTCTGTTTTCCATTGAACTCTGTCTAGGACTACCTCCTCACTCAGATTTAGTAAGCCCAAGTCCTTCCGTATCACGGTATCCAAAGCCAGTTTATGTCTTCTCTCCCCTAGCCGACTATCCACTACTATCATGTCGCTCTTCTTAACTACTTTGTCTCCACGTCTATAGTAaatatgtccaaaccaccttaatctattttctctcaacttatcTTGTGTATGTACAActcctaccatctcacgaataattttgtttctaattctatcGCTCAtggtcttaccacacatccatctCACCATTCTTATTTTAGCTACACTTATCTTATTCACTTGTTGCTTCTTGATCTGAGAGTACTGTgattcaatttatttattttggttaacTTAGCCATTTATTAAGGCAAACAAACCACAAACTCTTGGCATAGCCATACAAGAAGCAAAACAAGGCAGTTCACACTTCACAGCACCAATGATTCTAGCACCCACTCCCCACCCATTGGCCAATATTCTGTTCTCATCAGTTGGTTTCAAATTTCTCCAAGAGCAGATGCAGCTAGTCcctaattttttcaacaattctcGAACCCAAATTATGAGCAGTGACAcaaaaagtttgaaatgttGATTATTCTTCTCCGTCCAAGTTGGCCGATGAATGGATGCTGCCAATGACAGTTCATAAAACCTGCTGGTGCCTATGGGCATACATCCAATCCGCCTCTCTTGATAGGCCAAAACATGgtctgtcaattttttttgttggcaagCAACATCTGCCAAACAGCCTCAGAATATtcccaaagaaaaacaaatgatcATATGTGATTCACATTTCTCACTATGACAGAGCATGCAACTTGCATCCACTCCCAAATCGCAACTGACGGCTGTGATTTGTTATTCAGGACATCGCATTCATAGTGAGGATTAAGCCTACATGAGCAAATATTTATGTTTATTTTAGCTTCCCACATTAGTGAAATTCAAATGAGTTCCAATAATTTGGTTACTTGACAATCATTTTATTTCCCACTTTATTTATCTCATTAGCTTTTCGCTGCTTAATTTGATAGGTGAGAATTCTAAGGAAGGAGTCTTACTGGTTCAAAGGCGTAGGATCTGTTGTGGCAGTGGatcaggttctctctctctctctccctccctccataAAGCTAAATTTGCAATTGTCATTGCCTTGCCATTTTGCAAAAACATGGTGGCAAGGCTGTTGCACCCAtgtttttccatttccattgtCACGGGCTGCAGCCCCCATGTATCAATCCACCAAATGACGATTTTGCGAAAACCTTTGCCATATACGGCAGAATTTTAGGCATTTTCCAAATTCGAGAGGAGACTGGGTGATATATAGGTCTGGCATCCATTTTGCCATAACTTCTGCCATTAAATGAAAATGATGGGAATGGTGCCATTTCATAGCGTCCACAGTGCTGATGCTCGTAAATTTTAATTGTGTCCTAATATCGAAGCTAACGTTTAACCGAAATGGTGCAGGACCCGAAGACTCGATACCCTGTAGTGGTTCGGTTCAACAAGGTCAACTACGCGAATGTATCAACTAACAACTATGCACTGGATGAGATTGAAGAAGTGAAGTGAAAGTGTGTATATATTCTGTGTGTGCATGGCTTAAAATTTGTATAAAAATACTTGAATGCTTTCCTCTATTAGTTCTATCCCTTTGCCATCTTCTGATAGTTAATTTTGTTATTGCTGCTGAAGACTTGATTCCGATTACGTATCTGCTGGGTTGGCAAAGGTAGCAATCCAAAGGGATGAATTAGGTTCTTCAAATCAGTTTGGGAAATTGGACCGAGGGATCCTGCAGTGCAGCCCACACTACAGAGTTGTAGGGCGGCAATCCGGCCGTCCATTTTGGCGACGGATGACTCTTAAGTTTAATCCGAAtaatggacggcttggatcaaTAGGAGCTCGGATTAAATTCAAACCGTTGGTGTCAAGATGGACGGCCGAATCGACCGCTCTACAGCCCTTGCAGTGTGGGCTACATTGCAAGATTTCCATTTTGACTCGGGGGTTTGTTCATATTTTTCCCATTtaatttctctcgttgagatgaatacgtaattcaaaacaaatttttcgTACTTTTGTAAAAGTTATTTATTACAAATGAAAAAGAATAGAACCAACTGCGACAAAATGTCagctcaaaaatcaaaacatagaGCAAGATTTCAAAGGCGCTGCAATATAAAATTCAAAGAGTTTATTTTTGGACttgcaattattattattatttttccgttcaaaaaacaaacaaaatgcaagtcccaaaaaaaaaaaaaaaaaacctttctcAAATGATCTAATATCT
It encodes:
- the LOC131327265 gene encoding photosystem I reaction center subunit IV, chloroplastic-like; translation: MATCNMASAAAGFMFSSSSSSSLMITSNTSSSSKNCMAFSPQNNRNGNSAVSKRLIVRASEEAAAAAPPPATATTAPPAKPKPPPIGPKRGTKVRILRKESYWFKGVGSVVAVDQDPKTRYPVVVRFNKVNYANVSTNNYALDEIEEVK